TGTGAATTCAGGATGAATGGGGGGGCTGCCTGTTTGTTTTAATCCATTTGGGAGTGCATTAAAACACGCTGCCgtgagctgccagcagcactgcgGGGGGAATTTGACTTGGCTGGTGGCTCCTGGCTCTCTcatccagcagagccctgtccaggAGTGGATTCAGCCCCATAAAACTCAGTGTTTCTGGAATAGTTTGTCCTCGTTGCTGTTCGTTGGCTTATTTATAgcctccccatccctgtgctTCTCTGTGCCTCGGAGCAGCGAGCGGTGCCGCGCTGGCTTCAGCTCCAGGCCGATCCCACTTGGGCACAAAAGCTCTGGTTTATAGATCAGTGTTGAAAACAGCAATTAGGCCATTGTGAAGCCTCGAGGACGGGGGAGATGATTTGATTTCTGTACTTGACCCATAATTTCTGCTGGGCTGATCCAGAGTGGTTGTGCTGCGGGTGCAGCAGGAAACTTCAATGGAGATGAGTGGAGCTAATTTTAACCGGCCGCCTCGTCGAGGTGTGGGAACCAGGCAGAAAAAAGCCTCAAaccctgttcctgctcctgggctggttgtttcaggatattttttttcacttccttCTGTGGCAACTTGTTAACCTAGAAATTAAAAACAGCACCAGTGTTGGGGCAGGGAAGAGCGATGGTTTACAGCCAACCAACCACTGAACAGCCCCAGGTGCTGTGGTGTGTCTGGCATGTGtgaattaatataattttctcctcttttttaaTTATCACttaattatttgatttttaaatttttttgttgttgctaaCAGTTTTCTAATTTATCTTAAGGTTTGGGTACCTGAATTTTGCACAAAAGGCCGAAGGGCAAGGAACAGAAATCACTGGCAATGATGGGCTGTGGGAGGAAGCAGTGAGCCAGGGGGCTGGTCCTGCACCCCACACTTGGTAAGTGGGTCCTTGTGCCCCTGAACTGCTTTGTTTGGGGAGACTTGGCAGAGGTGTGCCCACTTTGAGCAGTAAAGTAGGGAACTCAGTGGTATTTGTGCCAGTATAGCGCAATTCTTTATCCTGGCTCTTTAAAATAACCCCTTTGGAGTATTTCCGTAGTGGAGATGATGGAGCTGTTATTCCCTGGAGTTGTTTAGATAAAAAGGGTGGAAGGAGCAGTGGTGGCTGGCTCTGGCCTGGGGCCTGTCCCATGGCAGGGTGATTGTGCATCCTGGTGCtaccctgcactgctgcccttGGCTTCACCATTCCCTACAGAACGAATAACTCAATCTGTAGCACAGTGACCAGCAGGAAATCCCGCTTTCCGGAGAGCCTGGCCGACCCTCTatcctgtgtttgcaggcacatCTCCCCACCGCAGCATGGCCAGGATGAGGCCATCGGTCCCTCCGTGCCGCCACGTGTCCCCAGCAGCCCTCCcgccccacagcccctctgccacGCCGGAGGCTGCGGCCGCCGGGACCCCCCGGCGCTGCGGGACCCCCCGGCGCTGAGCCCCGGCCGCGCCAGCATGGCCTCGCTCATCGTGGTGACCGAGCACGAGGCCGCGGGCAGCGCCAGCGAGGAGGAGATGGACGTGCCCGGCACCGAGGGCTTTGGGGATGGCCGCAAGCTGCACCTCTCCGGCCGcaagctgtccctgcaggagcggCCGCAGGCTGCCCGCTCGCCCGGGCACGGCGACGGTGCCAACCAGCGCTTCATCTACCCCTCGCTGCCCTACTCCCCGGTGACGTCCCCGCACTCCTCCCCACGGCTGCCGCGGCGGCCCACGGTGGAGTCCAACCGTGTGTCCATCACAGGGTTGCAGGTGAGGGGGATGGACGTTACAGGTGAGGGGGATGGACGTTACAGGTGAGGGGGATGGACGTTACAGGTGAGGGGGATGAACGTTACAGGTGAGGGGATGAATGTCACAGGTGAGGGGGATGAACGTCACAGGTGAGGGGGATGAACATTACAGGTGAGGGGGATGAACGTTACAGGTGAGGAGGATGAACATTACAGGTGAGGGGGATGAACGTTACAGGTGAGGGGGATGAACATTACAGGTGAGGGGGATAAACGTTACAGGTGAGGGGGATGAATATTACAGGTGAGGGGGATGAACGTTACAGGTGAGGGGGATGAACGTTACAGGTGAGGGGGATGAACGTCACAGGTGAGGGGGATGAACATTACAGGTGAGGGGGATGAACGTTACAGGTGAGGGGGATGAATGTCACAGGTGAAGACAATGAACGTTACAGGTGAGGGGGATGgacactgctcctgcagttctCCTGCCCCCATCTGCCTGCGTCTCCTGCCCCAGTCCAGCCTGGATTTTCCCACCGTGGCATTTCttcttgcttgttttttttggggATAAATCCCCACGGCATGTCTGCAGGTGTGTGGCAGGGTGCCCTGGGACATCCTGGTCCATGGGGACAGCCCTCAGGGAGGTGAGACCCCAACTCACCAGTTTTTGTGCCTTTTGCTGATGCTGCCAGCTCTCACGGCTGTGTTTGATGGAAGCCAGGAGTGTAGCACAAGTTTCTTTCTTTactccttaaaaataaaaaaaaaaacggAGAAGTTCACTGAGATCTAAAGAGAAAACAGGCCTGCCTGCCCCCAGCCTGACAGAAAACAGGCAGAAAGTGGCTGCTTTGCCCAGAACAAATAAAATTACTCGGCGCCAGGTCACCAGCATCAAACCCCTCAgggctctccctgtccctcctctgTTCCACATGAGTGGACAGGACAGGATCGTCTGCCCAGCCATTAATGTTTGCAATTAGCCCTCTATAAACACACCAACGTGTGCCTTGCTGGGTGGTTTTGTGGCTCATGAATCAAagctgcccagccccacacgGGTGCTTGGGCAGAGCAGGATGGGGTATGAGTTTGCAGAGAAAGTTTTGCAGGAGATTTAAAAGGAGAAGAGCAAATGTGAGCAGCTTTGTGGCTCATGCCAAACTTCCCCGCTCTCTCCCCACAGGACTGTGTGCAGCTCAACCAGTACAAACTGAAGGATGAGATTGGGAAGGTGAATattgggtttggggtgggatgaGGGGTTTTGGGTTGGGAGGGTGTCAGGCTTGCTTTCACTTTCCAGTCATGGGAGTGCTCCAGAATAGGAGCAAGTCCAGCCACTCGCCACGGCAGCTCTTTGTTGCTCGCTGTTCTGTTCTGAGTGGTGCCAACTGaattgtatatttttaaaattattactaatttcccccttccccctccctcccacacAACGGGGCATTTGAAGCTTTTCTTTGCTGTCAGTGTGATGTCAGACTGTACACCCCCTGCTCATCCCAGCATCGCCCACCAGCTCTGTGATCCCTCTGGGGTGGGTTTGTGGAGAAGCCTGGCTTGGTGTTGTGGGTTTTCTGGATTGTCCCTAACTCGTGCTGTGCCCCTCTCCAGGGCTCCTATGGGGTGGTGAAGCTGGCCTACAACGAGGATGATAACACCTACTATGTGAGTAGcacacagccccagagcctgcagcgGGGCAGGAGGGGGATGGATCCCCTCTGCTGactccctgccccatcccacctgcCACATTTTATCCTTGACTTGCCCCAAATTCCACATTTGTTCCCCTCTTGCAGGCAATGAAGGTTCTCTCAAAAAAGAAGCTGATGAGACAGGCGGGCTTCCCCCGTAAGTGGCAGCAAGCCTTTTGggtgggggtgttttggggttcctgggggATTGTTCCCAGCTGGACACATCTCTGCCTTTCCCCCaggccgcccgccgccccgcggGGCCAAAGCTGCTTCCGAGGGCTGCCTGCAGCGCAGGGGGCCCATCGAGCAGGTCTACCAGGAGATTGCCATCCTGAAGAAGCTGGACCACCCCAACGTGGTGAAGCTGGTGGAGGTGAGTGCTGGCCCCTTTCCAAAACTCATCCTTGAGCGTGACGGAGCCTGAATGCTGCAGGGGCGGGCTGGGTGAAGGGGAGTGACCCCAGAAGGGAGCAAGGGCAGGTCCTGCCTTTGGGAgaattttgtgttttccttaGTTCGGAAGGTTTTTGTTCTCACCTCCCAAAAgattttttcttccctgctcagaaaggggaatgaagaaaaatgtttcttctgTGGAGGAAACAAGTGCTGAGACAGGTTTTGGGGAAGAACTGGTGTTTCTGTGAGTTCAACAGTGCAGCTGCCTTGCCCTCCACCCACTGCCTGTATGAAACAGTCCAAAAATCAAGAATTAAGGATGTGCAGGCTGGAGTTTATTTGGCTCATGAGTCAGATGATGCTTCCTGTGtgttttaaatatttgcttCCTTGAAGTACAGCTACATCTctgtcctctttttttccctactctTGTGGGTAGAAGCTCAGAGATGAGCAGACCGTGCTGATGGTGCAGATGGTGCAGAGCTGAGATGGCTGCTAAATAAATATCACAATGCTTCATTTGCAAGGCTTTCTTGGCACTGTTTAATTGCCTTTTTGCTTCTTTTGGCAGGTCCTGGATGACCCCAGTGAGGATCACCTGTACATGGGTAACTGCCCACTGCCCTGGGGTGTCAGAGGGATGGGGCAAAAGGTTCCCACTGTGttttggagcagctctgtgtgcagggctgggtctcTTCTCCACTGTGGGTAGAGCCTGATGTGCTGGAGGAGCAAATGAGATGCAGTTTGGGCTGTGAACAGAGATAGGAGTGCTTTATAGAACTTTATTGGCATTAATTCGAGACCAGGGCATGCTTTGCCATGAGAGGCACTAGCATTGATGTTCTCAGCTTTGAAGCTGGAATGATAGAAagcaattttatttctctggctTTGGGAAAAAGGCACGAGTTAATTATCCAAGGTACAAATGAGCCACTTCCCAACCTGCCTGGCAGACTGCAGTTGCTGCTTCAGGTAATACACAAGTTTTGAAGaaagttttttttcctatcattTATGTTCAGCCTGTACTAGTGGAGGAGCATGTGATGCCTTCATGGCCAAGCACTGAGGTCTGCCCAGGGTGTGGGTTCAGCCTTTTTGGTGGCAAACAAAACCAAGGGTTTTTGTGTGCCATGGAGAACACTTCAGGATGCTGAAGCTGCAACACTGAGAAGATAGCTAGCAGCATCCCTTTAACTGAAAACAGGAGCAACCCATGTGGCATGTGCCTTGCATAGGACAGCacctcctttttaaaaataacatattatttttagaatttttgTCATTAAAAGAATTGCTCTTGTGCTGAGGCTGTGCTCACAGGAACCATATCCTGTAAGCAATCTGTAATCACCTTCTCTTTTGTGTTGCAGTATTTGAGCTGGTGAAGCAGGGGTGAGTACTGAATTCCAGATTTAATCCTACTAACACTTGAACTTCAGATGGGTTTGTGGTGGCAGAGCTTGGCCACCATTGTGGGAATGGGGTGCAGAGGTGATGGGGAGGTTCATGGCTGGGGCTTGAGGTTTCAGTAGCATTTCCCTGGCCTGAAACAGCTGAGTACACCCTGTGTACTGTGTGCCTGTGTTGGGGTTGTGTGCTGTCACCAGCCAGTGACAAAGCCTTTGGGCTCTGTTTCAGCACATCCAGGTGGGGAATGAACTCTGTTCTCTGTTGCCTTCACAGCCCTGTGATGGAAATCCCAACCTTGAAACCTCTCAGTGAGGACCAGGCTCGGTTCTACTTCCAGGATCTGATCAAGGGCATTGAATACTGTAAGTGTCTGCAAAAAGAATGGGATTtcttatttggggttttttctgaaCACCTGGAGCTGGCCTTTCTGCTGGTGTACAGTGCCTTTTCTGGTGGCTCCTGCTGCATGAAGGCTTTTAAAGCTGGGGTGGTTGTGGTGATAGCAGAAAGAGCCACACGGAGCCCTCGTGGCTCCTTTGCTGCaaaccagtgctgctgctgcaccactCCTTGTCCCTCTGGCTGCAGTGCACTATCAGAAGATAATCCATCGGGATATTAAACCTTCCAACCTCCTCGTGGGGGAAGATGGGCACGTCAAGATCGCCGACTTCGGAGTGAGCAACGAGTTCAAGGGAGCTGATGCCCTCTTAACCAACACAGTGGGCACTCCTGCCTTCATGGCCCCAGAAACCCTCTCAGAAACCAGGAAAATCTTCTCTGGAAAGGTACTGAATAGCAATTTGAATGGTCTTGGACTAACCTTGCACAAATGGAAATCTTGTTGTAGATTTAACTGTGCTTTCTTCACTCTCCAGGCTTTGGATGTCTGGGCCATGGGGATCACGCTGTACTGCTTCGTGTTTGGGCAGGTAATGAGATGGGTTTTTCAGTGCTCTTGGTGTTTGGGGGGTTGGTTTGTGCCTCCCATGTTCCAGGTAAGCAGTGGGACTGGCACCTTGTG
The Passer domesticus isolate bPasDom1 chromosome 17, bPasDom1.hap1, whole genome shotgun sequence DNA segment above includes these coding regions:
- the CAMKK2 gene encoding calcium/calmodulin-dependent protein kinase kinase 2; this translates as MASLIVVTEHEAAGSASEEEMDVPGTEGFGDGRKLHLSGRKLSLQERPQAARSPGHGDGANQRFIYPSLPYSPVTSPHSSPRLPRRPTVESNRVSITGLQDCVQLNQYKLKDEIGKGSYGVVKLAYNEDDNTYYAMKVLSKKKLMRQAGFPRRPPPRGAKAASEGCLQRRGPIEQVYQEIAILKKLDHPNVVKLVEVLDDPSEDHLYMVFELVKQGPVMEIPTLKPLSEDQARFYFQDLIKGIEYLHYQKIIHRDIKPSNLLVGEDGHVKIADFGVSNEFKGADALLTNTVGTPAFMAPETLSETRKIFSGKALDVWAMGITLYCFVFGQCPFMDERILSLHNKIKTQTLEFPDQPEVTDFLKDLITRMLDKNPESRISVPEIKESTVQQPFAGDFWSFAPAGAWKGREAERMETKLHPWVTKNGAELLPTEDENCTLVEVTEEEVENSVKHIPSLATVILVKTMIRKRSFGNPFEGSKREERSLSSSGNLLPKQGSEDNLKCNDLPNVGEEELLS